A part of Streptomyces sp. NBC_01235 genomic DNA contains:
- a CDS encoding TetR/AcrR family transcriptional regulator, with protein sequence MESSTTPGGRTRRETTRQKLYEAAVTLIAEQGFSATTVDEIAERAGVAKGTVYYNFASKSVLFEELLRHGVGLLTASLREAAERTVREGGSKVDALDAMVRAGLVFINRYPSFTQLYVAELWRTNRAWQSTLMVVRQEAVAVVEGVLREGVDNGEFSDEIDVQLTAAALVGMVLVAALDWQAFQPERSLDDVHSALSRLLQGRVSGHR encoded by the coding sequence ATGGAAAGCAGCACCACCCCGGGCGGCCGCACCCGCCGCGAGACCACCCGGCAGAAGCTCTACGAGGCGGCCGTCACACTCATCGCCGAGCAGGGCTTCTCCGCGACCACGGTGGACGAGATCGCCGAACGGGCCGGCGTCGCGAAGGGCACGGTCTACTACAACTTCGCGAGCAAGTCGGTCCTCTTCGAGGAACTGCTGAGGCACGGCGTGGGCCTCCTCACCGCCTCGCTGCGGGAGGCCGCCGAGCGCACCGTGCGGGAGGGCGGCAGCAAGGTCGACGCGCTGGACGCGATGGTCCGCGCGGGCCTCGTCTTCATCAACCGCTACCCGTCCTTCACCCAGCTCTACGTGGCCGAGCTGTGGCGCACCAACCGGGCCTGGCAGTCCACCCTCATGGTGGTCCGCCAGGAGGCGGTGGCCGTCGTGGAGGGGGTGCTGCGCGAGGGTGTCGACAACGGTGAGTTCAGCGACGAGATCGACGTACAGCTGACGGCGGCCGCGCTGGTCGGCATGGTGCTGGTGGCCGCCCTGGACTGGCAGGCCTTCCAGCCGGAGCGGTCCCTGGACGATGTCCACTCGGCGCTGTCGCGGCTGCTCCAAGGGCGGGTGAGCGGTCACCGCTGA